The genome window ttacaatgaaatatatagcgaagctaattgtgaacTCGGTcccaatatatgatgttataaccaGAAGTGATGTTTAGGATTTTGTGTACAATTGTGGAATTGTTTTTTTAGTATTAATACTCAAGAGGTATTTTAAACTTAGTAATAGAAatactttattaattttaaGATATAATGAATGGCAGCATAAGCAACGaaattcattaattatttaatattctaccatgtttgctatgctgaacgacagttttgattggttaaaatccatGATTATTTTCCAGTAATACACGCACGTGTCAATAATAGACGCATgcgagtcacggctgttacaatgttatgtatctaatattcacccattaGGTTAGACggttactgtagccgagtggACTAATGGTTAGACTTCTTCTATTTTTTAACaagacgcgagttcgaatcctacgaaggcctattttgtttatccttttttgtttttaattttcaaaatcaatgccagATGATAGATGTttttgattgtagtactgtagtgcctgtaaagaaatacaaatgtatatattttatcaacaaaataatgcaatactcaagaaataaattacaaggtttttccggggtttctttgccgttttttttatatagatctcagaactaaacagtacatggtaggggtttctttgccgtttttctatatagatctcagaactaaacagtacatggtagaatagaaataatcaactttaacctgcggccttcgttattaatttaattgcaaaatatcctcgtcttcgttgtatatcctgcaacaatacacgaatcatcgtttATTATTTCTGAACTATCGTGGTAATGAGATCTCAGGATTCCGATGGATAAATTGACAatagaatattataaagaatgaagtgtggTAACGGAACGTATTAATTTTCGAAGATTTTAGTTATTGTCCAATTGCAATGACatttaaatttggtatgtaggtacatcatgggcCACTGGTTACTCTTGTATAACCTCACTTaacaataatcatattttaccGAAAAGGTCGCCATTTtctagcctctgattggtccaaatcctttagatattgtttgatttcaatgaaataggggtattatgggacagcaAATTAAACTTAATGGGTTTCATTTTCTTGGCAACAAtacagttttacttatttttttaacgtcctataaaatgccaggatcatttaaggacgtgcttgGTTTtcgtggtggaggaaagctggagtacccggagaaaaaccaccgacctagaGTCAGAACAAGGTATCTGCCCCATGTttgtttcgaactcacaaccaagaggtgaagggctaaagtgtcgggacaccttaaccactcggctacgGCGGCCCACAACAAAAGGTCTtatcttattggtcgaaatgtagatagagagcgattttgatgaaaactgctggaacagagttatcgctcctcactacacttcattctttctgtgacatccttcaggtgtcaccccactagtaatCGATGTTCAGGTTTTTGTTAAATATGACAACTTGTCACGGATTTTTTCCTTGGTctaacaaattaacaaatacattCATATAACAGTGTTGACGTATACGtatgattgaaaataaaaagtaaagaaaaaataaaatatgacattcagaaatttaaaataagtaaaattgatgtacattaatacacactccatttagataaataaattgtaAGTCGATGTAACAAGTATAAGCAGGTTTATCGACATGGAAATATAAAAGTATTGGATAAACATAGTTTTTACTCCAGTGATAGTAGTGATATAAAAGTATATTTAGCGTAAGTAGAACATGATTATTCGAAGAGATATACCTTATAAAGAGGGTCACTGTTTAAAttagtataattatatattaggCATTGCTACTTGGCTTAAAACCTGTAATGCAGTATCGCTCAGGGTAAACTTGATGAAAAATTGGTCAGCACATTTCGTTTAATTCTGATAAAAATATACAAGTGAATTAAAATAGAGCTGCAATAAACCTTCATTCTATCTAGAGCAATGTAAAATGTGCTtcaaattcacaaaaaaaaaaaaatgtaaaataaaatgaatgtgAATAAGATTAAATATCTATTAAAATATAGTAATAATAGAAACGTCCAACTGAGAGCAACAAATTACAAACACTGACAAAAAGTGATATGCCAAACATCAGTTAATAATTCTATAAAAATAGTATTGGCTTAAGGTTTTACGAGCTATATTTATGTTATAGTTATGTTCCTATGTATAACTAACAACATAATTACTTTCGTTAGGAGTGAGATGCATGATAATTAATGGATACAACAATCAGGTTATTTCTATGTGAATTTAGATTGGTTGTCGTCGCGTCCCAAAAATGTTTACATACGGAACGATTCAGATATTTACAGCATAAAATGTCCCAAGTATATAAAAATAGTTCCCTTGGATGATTCAGCCTTTTCACTTCATAGTTAAATCTTAATACAGCTGTAACATATCGCTGTTTACTACGGAAACACTTCCAGAGTATGATTCTTCGGTAAACTATTAAAGCGAAAGCAATACATTTAAGAGCTTTCCTTAAACTAtgtttaaaatacatgttttccAGTACACGGCGATGGTATCCACgtactcattaatcagttcatATACACGTCAATGGTATCCAGGTATtcattaatcagttcatgtatACGTCGGCGGTATCCAGgtactcattaatcagttcatgtacacgtcAGTGGTATCCAGGTACTCATTTATCAGTCAATGTACACATCCGTGGTATACAGgtactcattaatcagttcatgtacacgtcggtggtatccaggtactcattaatcagttcatgtacacgtcgGTGGTATCCAGATAGTCTTTGATCACGTTGTAGCAGTATTGGTACTGTTcctgaatttgaaataatttcatacTAATCGAAAATGCATAGGATACACACAGTGCGACCATTATAATTGCATAGGAAATGATGGGAAAGGGAAATTACTCTTCCAGACCAGCTAAACTAAGGCTGGAAATTGCAATATAAGAAAATATTCCGCGTCATCGAGTAAAGAACAAATGTTGATTATATGCCTCCATTGAGAAAACCACCAAGAAAGCAGAGGGGTAAATGCAATAGAAACATTGATAAATAGAGAATGGAGTCTCCCGGTAAGATAAGACTCTTATAATCAGtttgacagaaatatcaaacaGGAAGCCAATTCCAAATGCAATCAGGACCGCCATGAAAGTATTTTTCTTGGAATAGTGGAAATGTCAATATACGTACAAAATTGATCACAAATACTGGACGTCGCACAAGCAACTGACGTGAAATCTGAAAGATATCTACTTCTTCGTCACTCTTCATTTGGTCTCTTGCATTACTGATACAACAGAACAGCCCACTCTGGGAATAGCCATCACTGAAACATCAAAAGAGCATGAATGCTATTAGCACGGACTCAAAAGCTTAATGCCTTTCCTCCATATCCTTAACAATCGTCAATATCAAATAGTATTTAATAACATCTAACAAaagtatattatagataaatatgAAGGTAAACTACATACCGACACATGACTATTGTTGTCTTGGTATCGTCCGATTTGCGTCTGCTGTCAATAAGTTCCAGTAGGTGAAGCAACATGGACGAATCCTTGGGGACTGATGATTCTCTACCCCATCCAGTCATATGGAACACTTTAACCGTGGTATTGAAGCTATTTTCCTGAAAGAAGTCAATTCCATTTAGGAAAGATATCTTATTTGCATGCAATGAATAATGGATATAACGAAAGATTGCAGACTGCGATATCATATGTATGGGGATTTTCAActtgggagggggaggggggcacACAATGTTGTTAAAAAGCAAAAGTGTCTTTTCCGCAGGCTCTGCCTTTTCAGACTCCTTCATATCAGAAAAATAAACCTAGTCATTTATCAGTATTTAAGACAGCAGATGATAACCAGAATCTTAAAATCAGGTTTCAGCATCACACATCAAAACTTCAGACACTGCAAAACATCCATCTTACCGCGTTTTCTATTGCGATTTCTAGCAAATCGACATTTGCTATTGTTGAAGACTTCCCTTTGTGTTCCAACGTAAAATTCCCGATGGATGTATTTTCACCCTTGCCTGGAAGCCAGTCCTAAGATAAGTATAATGCATTTTATTCTGATATGGTCATATATCAATATGTGTCAGGCAATACTAGACTTcttaataattattttacagAGTTCATTTCCTTAAACAGATGCCggacaatatttgtttttatttcatcacaACGAAAATGTTTTGGAGTATGACAAACCCatctaaaaaaaacatgtgttGCTCCACTGTGACGTCACGAACACATAATGTCACAGGCTGTAACGTCAATGTAATCAAGAAAAGTCTTTCGAAATAAAAATGTCGTAATGAAAGCTAATTTTGATGGTATTCAATAATTTGTTAGGTCTATGCATTCATGTGACAAATAGAATTTTAAGTTTACGTCAGTATAATGAATTAACCCCATATTATTGGTACTTTGTAAGATTTTATTCCTTTCCAGTTGTAATTTTTTAACGTTTTAAGTGAAATGGTTGTTAAGTCAATACCGTAATGTTAATGATAAACCACTGTCACCAACCTGCATTTGGAATGATTCTATGCTACTAATATGAACAGATGAAATTACAGTTTTTCAAATAAACTGCACCTCGAGCGCCTTCGTTACGCTGCATTTGTATCGAAATACACTTACTATGTCGTCCGGCTCGATGATGACAATTGTTTGACAGCTGTGGTCCATTACCATCGTCAACAGATCCACTACGGTGTCCTCCAGAGGAGTCTGTGTGACAATGTACCCAGTTTTGGATGTATAGGACTAGGTCAAATGAAAACGGAATAATTGTAAGTATGTAAATGAAAGGTTGATTACATGTGGGAAGCAATGTAGGAGCGATTCTAAGGTACGTGTACTGGTTTCATGGGGTAATACTGTCACAGACATTTAGTGAATTAATCATAGAAATAGACCCAAGATAAAGTCCTTCAGGACTTCAGTATTCAGGATGTAAACGCTAAGGTTGATTCTTTCACAACATCTCTAAATAATCTCAAAgcacacttttttttttattcgtaTCAGCATGGAAATGTATCACTAATTCGCTTATCGTTGCGTAATGCATATCCTCCGTTATATCATTGAATGGTGGGAAAGGTGACCAAGTACAATATTTGATCTAAAATATCACCCGTAATCACTTTTTAACGAGCAAGTTCTTTGCCATTCCGATTAACTTACagacatacataacacacacatactaaTTAATCCATTTCAACAAGGTGAAACAAATGTCACATAATACGCATATTACTTACTGGCACTGACACGGCATTTATGTAGTCCGTTCTACAGTCAGCATATGATCGAAGGTACGCCCTGAACTTGTCAACTGAACAGAACCAGAGGAAAGCATTAATCACAATACTTCCTTTCCATTAACAATTTCTGATAATTCATATGAAAAGTAGTCGAAGTTCAATCATACATGGTAGTCTATGACTGGTTGAGTAATGTAgaggatttttttaaaatgcaattcataaCTACAATTGTTTAATGTTCGATAAAATCGCAAAGATAAagtattattttaaatttgcTGATTTAGGGTAAAACACCAAAACATTGAACTACCGTAAAATACTTTAATTTCATTGATGATTATGCACGGAAGGTGTCATTTGACGGGAGAACTTGGCGAGTTGGAATACGTTTGCCAAACGAATAAGCCAGACTAGACAAGGTTTATTACTTCATGTTAATAGAGTTTTTATTGGAAAGAGGTAATTTTGTTACCAGCAACGACTGATAAGGTCCTGTTCTTCATCTTGTTTGATGGCAGTAAAGCGGCTCTGTAGCTTGTCTCATCGTAAGCTGGTTTCATAGTTTGTGCCAGCTAAATGAAACGTTTGTTGCAAAATCATTTAGAGATATCTtggtaaatatctttttatGTAAACTGCAATGTATGTATTGATGTAGAGACCTTTTTATAATAATGTAGAAAAATCATTTTACTTTCTAAAAGTCTATATTTCAACAACAGGTTTATTATCAGAATTCTATTACAGAAGATGCCAATTGTATGAAGAGTAAATTTTCTCTTGAAATTGTATTGATATCAAACGGGAATAATCTATATAGAATTAGAGAGTACCAGGTATTCCTTCCTGAGCTTTGTTTGGTTCGTAGGACCGCCATTGGAGAGAGTAGTAAGTGTAATGTGGTACTTCATTCTTGGAATCAGGGTGTCTGGCATATCGAAGGCTTCTATAAGGAGCTGGTGTATAGCTATGTATTGTTCCTGGATAAATGAATGAATCGTTATTACTGGCATTTACAGTTTCATAATTTCTACACGAACTTCAATGTTATAGGTATTATCAAAAGATAATCTTAGGGCCAGATGTAGCGTGTGTGTGTTGAAATTGCACAACATATTTCTTTATTGTGTTAGTTTTTATGATTCTATCTTTGTCACATGCACGTGCAATGACAAATGtttaaataacttattttcTTGCAATTTTTCGTAAGTATGCATTAGGTGTTCAGCAGAATCTATTATAAAATCTGCATGAATACTGGAGT of Pecten maximus unplaced genomic scaffold, xPecMax1.1, whole genome shotgun sequence contains these proteins:
- the LOC117318807 gene encoding receptor-type tyrosine-protein phosphatase alpha-like is translated as MVVHCSAGIGRTGTFIALDALLEYGKESGHIDVMQYIKTMRKDRINMVQTVEQYIAIHQLLIEAFDMPDTLIPRMKYHITLTTLSNGGPTNQTKLRKEYLLAQTMKPAYDETSYRAALLPSNKMKNRTLSVVAVDKFRAYLRSYADCRTDYINAVSVPSYTSKTGYIVTQTPLEDTVVDLLTMVMDHSCQTIVIIEPDDIDWLPGKGENTSIGNFTLEHKGKSSTIANVDLLEIAIENAENSFNTTVKVFHMTGWGRESSVPKDSSMLLHLLELIDSRRKSDDTKTTIVMCRDGYSQSGLFCCISNARDQMKSDEEVDIFQISRQLLVRRPVFVINFEQYQYCYNVIKDYLDTTDVYMN